One stretch of Schlesneria sp. DSM 10557 DNA includes these proteins:
- a CDS encoding TolC family protein: MRPGLTWRACLGLTCVSLIVGGCMRHAKTPAASSGVDTVHYAHLAHHIEVPEGTDTNDPLYSTPQPISLTSLETQSYVEMSLEEAMQHALANSKVMKDLGATVLRAPDTARSVNDPSLVETDGRYGIEAALSAFDAQFTTNASVEHNNRALNNVFFGGGTRLLRQDFSVWQTQLSKTSATGTQFAVKNYTQYDANNAPGNAFPSAFTTWMDMEVKHPLLQGAGTRFNRIAGPNAVPGFVYGVVIARINTDVALADFEIGVRNFISDVENAYWDLYFAYRDLDAKVAARNAALETWRTIEALGPRKGGEAQKEAQAREQYYRFQEDAQNALSGKLMDGTRNVNGSSGGTFRGTGGVFVAERRLRLLIGLPISDGSLIRPCDEPLRARIEYNWDCSLMEALTRRAELRRQKWQIKKREAELEANKNFLLPQLNLSGRYRWRGFGNDLFPNGGSGQFNNAVGDLVTGDFQEWQTGVELTFPIGFRRAYAAVRHAELQLARERQLLFEQERYIVYDLSNSISEVERAYTVVETNFNRRNAAAEQLAAVKAAFEAENATLDTLLDAQRRQSDADTAFYRSLVEYQLAIKNVQLEKGTLLDYNDISLNEGPWPDKAYEDAADREAHRGLPEAHPLPWTHGPIVSEGNMIPSTSHYQVSVPAEAEESHSSEESSPSSE; encoded by the coding sequence ATGCGGCCGGGCTTGACGTGGAGAGCGTGCTTAGGGTTGACCTGTGTCAGCCTGATCGTCGGCGGCTGCATGCGCCACGCCAAAACACCAGCGGCATCGTCCGGTGTCGACACTGTCCACTACGCTCATCTTGCACATCACATTGAAGTCCCCGAGGGGACGGACACGAATGATCCGCTCTACTCCACTCCTCAGCCGATTTCGCTGACCAGCCTGGAGACACAGAGTTATGTGGAAATGTCGCTCGAAGAGGCAATGCAGCATGCACTCGCCAACTCCAAGGTAATGAAAGACCTGGGGGCCACTGTTCTGCGAGCCCCGGACACGGCCCGATCTGTGAACGACCCCTCGCTGGTCGAAACCGATGGACGTTATGGTATCGAAGCGGCCCTCAGTGCGTTCGATGCTCAGTTCACCACCAACGCCTCGGTCGAACACAACAACCGGGCACTGAATAACGTCTTCTTCGGCGGGGGAACGCGCCTGCTGCGGCAGGATTTTTCCGTCTGGCAGACTCAACTGTCAAAGACTTCAGCGACGGGTACTCAGTTCGCCGTCAAGAACTACACTCAGTACGACGCCAACAACGCCCCCGGTAACGCATTCCCCAGTGCATTCACAACCTGGATGGACATGGAAGTCAAACACCCGCTGCTGCAGGGTGCGGGAACCCGCTTTAACCGAATTGCAGGTCCCAACGCCGTGCCCGGCTTCGTCTACGGGGTCGTGATTGCCCGTATCAATACCGACGTTGCATTGGCAGATTTCGAAATTGGTGTTCGTAACTTCATCAGCGATGTCGAGAACGCCTATTGGGACTTGTACTTCGCCTATCGTGATCTCGATGCCAAGGTGGCCGCTCGAAATGCCGCCCTGGAGACGTGGCGAACCATCGAGGCACTCGGTCCGCGTAAAGGGGGCGAGGCACAGAAAGAGGCGCAGGCACGCGAACAATACTACCGCTTCCAGGAAGATGCCCAGAACGCCCTCAGTGGAAAACTGATGGACGGAACTCGAAACGTGAACGGAAGTTCCGGGGGAACTTTCCGCGGAACGGGTGGTGTCTTTGTCGCCGAACGCCGCTTGCGTCTGCTGATCGGTCTGCCCATCAGCGACGGAAGTCTGATCCGTCCCTGCGATGAACCGCTGCGGGCCCGGATCGAATACAACTGGGATTGCAGCCTGATGGAGGCGCTGACGAGACGTGCAGAACTCCGCCGTCAGAAGTGGCAGATCAAAAAGCGAGAAGCGGAACTGGAAGCCAACAAGAATTTCCTGCTGCCGCAACTGAATTTGTCCGGTCGCTATCGCTGGCGGGGTTTTGGTAACGATCTGTTCCCCAACGGCGGATCAGGCCAGTTCAACAACGCCGTCGGCGACCTCGTGACGGGCGATTTCCAGGAATGGCAGACCGGGGTCGAGTTGACCTTTCCGATCGGCTTCCGCCGTGCGTATGCCGCAGTACGGCATGCCGAACTGCAACTCGCACGAGAACGACAACTGCTGTTCGAGCAGGAGCGATATATCGTCTACGACCTCAGCAACTCGATCTCCGAGGTTGAACGGGCCTATACCGTCGTCGAAACGAACTTCAATCGCCGGAATGCGGCAGCAGAACAGCTCGCCGCCGTCAAAGCCGCGTTCGAGGCAGAAAACGCGACCCTGGATACGCTCCTGGATGCTCAGCGTCGCCAGTCAGACGCCGACACGGCGTTCTACCGGTCGCTGGTCGAGTACCAGTTGGCGATCAAGAACGTGCAACTGGAAAAAGGGACGTTGCTGGATTACAATGACATCTCGCTGAATGAAGGGCCTTGGCCTGACAAGGCTTACGAAGATGCGGCAGATCGGGAAGCTCATCGCGGGCTACCTGAAGCACACCCTCTTCCCTGGACGCATGGTCCCATCGTCAGCGAAGGGAACATGATTCCCTCGACATCTCATTACCAGGTTTCGGTCCCCGCGGAAGCGGAAGAATCTCACTCATCAGAGGAGTCTTCCCCCTCGTCAGAGTGA
- the sppA gene encoding signal peptide peptidase SppA — translation MNDTTIVTPPGKAGQPQTILVQTQAPSIWRGWLIKFLLAALVMSLLFNFGLYSAYRQYFSQVDPPRERFHSGSETAREKVAVLKAEGTIMPPFTERLIQQIEHVTKDDNVKAVLLVIDSPGGLVADSHQIYHRLQKLREVKPVYVQMKRMAASGGYYIAMGAGPEAKIFAEPTTWTGSIGVILPRYDFSKLADKFGVTSDSLKTGPFKDALNPFKPLEEPERKLWADIIDQSYQKFISVIDENREPLDRQAVETIATGQIFTADDALKNRMIDEIGYEEDALEALRARINLKNPRIVSYETPSSVVDLLLGGKAQQSSDPWKSFVESTVPRAMYYCSWLPPLP, via the coding sequence ATGAACGACACCACGATCGTGACTCCCCCCGGCAAAGCGGGACAGCCGCAGACCATTCTCGTGCAGACCCAGGCACCGAGCATCTGGAGGGGCTGGCTGATCAAGTTTCTGCTGGCGGCTCTGGTGATGTCGCTGCTGTTCAATTTCGGCCTGTACTCGGCCTACCGCCAGTACTTCTCTCAAGTCGATCCTCCCCGCGAACGGTTCCATTCGGGAAGCGAGACTGCCAGAGAGAAAGTGGCTGTCCTCAAGGCGGAAGGGACGATCATGCCTCCCTTCACCGAACGCCTGATCCAGCAGATCGAACATGTCACGAAAGATGACAACGTCAAGGCCGTCCTGCTGGTGATTGATAGCCCGGGGGGGCTGGTGGCTGACAGTCATCAGATTTACCATCGCCTGCAAAAACTGCGGGAAGTGAAGCCCGTTTATGTTCAAATGAAGCGGATGGCGGCTTCGGGCGGTTATTACATCGCGATGGGGGCCGGCCCTGAAGCGAAGATCTTTGCAGAGCCGACAACCTGGACCGGCTCGATCGGCGTCATCCTTCCCCGTTATGACTTCAGTAAGCTGGCGGACAAGTTCGGTGTCACGTCTGATTCCCTGAAGACGGGGCCCTTCAAGGATGCGTTGAACCCTTTCAAGCCGCTGGAGGAACCGGAACGAAAGCTCTGGGCGGATATCATTGATCAGTCCTACCAGAAGTTCATCTCGGTCATTGATGAGAACCGCGAACCGCTGGACCGTCAGGCGGTCGAAACCATTGCCACGGGGCAGATCTTCACCGCCGATGACGCCCTGAAGAACAGGATGATCGACGAGATCGGGTACGAGGAAGATGCACTGGAAGCGCTGCGGGCCAGGATTAATCTAAAGAACCCGCGCATCGTCAGCTACGAAACTCCTTCGTCCGTGGTCGATCTGTTGCTGGGGGGGAAAGCTCAGCAGTCGTCCGACCCGTGGAAGTCCTTCGTCGAATCGACGGTCCCTCGTGCGATGTATTATTGCTCGTGGCTGCCTCCCCTGCCCTGA